From the Rhodanobacter soli genome, one window contains:
- the bioB gene encoding biotin synthase BioB: MADIAIRHDWSRAEVAALFALPFNELLHRAHSVHRENHDPNAVQVSTLLSIKTGGCPEDCAYCPQAARYDTGVAAQKLMDTDDVLERARAAKAAGASRFCMGAAWRGPKDRDIPKVAAIVRAVKELGLETCATLGLLGDGHAQALKDAGLDYYNHNIDTAPEFYGEIIHTREYRDRLETLEQVRDAGLKTCCGGIVGMGETREQRAGLLQALANLPEHPHSVPINQLVPVPGTPLGDAEPLDPFEFVRAIAVARILMPLSIVRLSAGRQQMDDAVQALCFFAGAGSIFYGEKLLTTGNPDVEHDRALFRRLDLHPLAVVGNAGIVEDDAAGCGQSCAAA, translated from the coding sequence ATGGCCGACATCGCCATCCGTCATGACTGGAGCCGCGCCGAGGTGGCTGCGCTGTTCGCGCTGCCGTTCAACGAGCTGCTGCATCGCGCACATTCGGTGCACCGCGAAAACCACGATCCGAACGCGGTTCAGGTGTCAACCCTGCTGTCGATCAAGACCGGCGGCTGTCCCGAGGATTGCGCCTACTGCCCGCAGGCGGCGCGCTACGACACCGGCGTGGCCGCGCAGAAACTGATGGACACCGACGACGTGCTGGAACGCGCCCGCGCCGCCAAGGCCGCCGGCGCCAGCCGTTTCTGCATGGGCGCGGCCTGGCGCGGCCCGAAGGATCGCGACATCCCCAAGGTCGCCGCGATCGTGCGCGCGGTGAAGGAGCTGGGCCTGGAGACCTGCGCCACCCTGGGCCTGCTCGGCGACGGCCACGCGCAGGCGCTGAAAGACGCCGGCCTCGACTACTACAACCACAACATCGACACCGCGCCGGAGTTCTACGGCGAGATCATCCACACCCGCGAATACCGGGATCGCCTGGAAACCCTGGAGCAGGTGCGCGACGCCGGCCTGAAGACCTGCTGCGGCGGCATCGTCGGCATGGGCGAGACGCGCGAGCAGCGCGCCGGCCTGCTGCAGGCGCTGGCCAACCTGCCCGAGCATCCGCACTCGGTGCCGATCAACCAGCTGGTGCCGGTGCCCGGCACGCCGCTGGGCGACGCCGAGCCGCTCGATCCGTTCGAATTCGTGCGCGCAATCGCGGTGGCACGCATCCTGATGCCGTTGTCGATCGTGCGCCTGTCCGCCGGCCGCCAGCAGATGGACGACGCGGTGCAGGCGCTGTGCTTCTTCGCCGGCGCCGGCTCGATTTTCTACGGCGAGAAGCTGCTGACCACCGGCAACCCCGACGTCGAACACGACCGCGCGCTGTTCCGCCGGCTCGACCTGCATCCGCTGGCGGTCGTCGGGAACGCGGGTATCGTCGAGGATGACGCTGCCGGCTGCGGGCAAAGCTGTGCGGCGGCGTAA